The sequence below is a genomic window from Ipomoea triloba cultivar NCNSP0323 chromosome 10, ASM357664v1.
cacttacaatgccattttatgctcaAATTCCAACACAAGGGTGGAATCATAAATTTCTGTCTAGGGCTAGGACAATTGTGCTTTTATAGAGTGATATCCAAGCTATTCTATCTTATGCCATAGGGGTGTTTCTCTTGCAAAATGTGATGTGTAGAGAgattaaatttattatgaataCCTACTAGTGGAAGGGAGAAAATGGGGCATTCATTGAAAATCCCGAGGACAGCTTTGTTATCCTAAGAAGTGGATGGGGGGAAGGGGCTGGGGTTTAAAAACCTTTGGGACTTTAATCTGGCAATGCTCTATAAACAATATAATCTTAGAGATTGATCAACAACCACAATTCACTAGCAACAAAGAATTATAAGGCCCTACTATCCCAACTCATCTTTTTTGGAAGCTAAGGTGGGTTTTTCAAAACCTTCATTTATATGGAGCAGCTTGATCCACACACATGaaattatcaaaaaatataacaaatggCAAATTATTAGAAAACATACATAGCAAATGGAGGGTTGGCAATGGCTTTCAAATCGAAATTTGAGAGAGAAGAATAGTGGCTAGTgaccaagtatatataatatatatatatatatatatatatatatatatatatatatatatatatattgcaatttgcaaagaGACTTTGTGGACAATTCTTATGAAGAAAGATCATGgaaaacaaataaatgaaattggTGGTAGATCCTTAATTACTAGAGAGAAGTtaagtaataagtaataacaaaaGAAATATGTGAAAggatttaattaattggtataTTGGTGTCATGTATACATTAGTAAGTAACAAGAAGATTAAATTAGGATGATTACACCACACACTAAATTACTCTAGAATCTCAATTTCTATACTTTTACTTTACATTATTGACATAATTACATGCATAGAATATTTTAGGTTTGTGCCATGCATCCATATCAACAAAACAAACTTCAAAATGCTTTCAGAATTTTTTactactattgactctgttacaatgtagtatctgtcgaTCTATACTTTCaaacttacttttttttttttactcaagcGTAGCAAGCAAAACACTTCTACTAGGTACACATTGTgctaatttgttttaaaatataaaagtctattcacccctttaaatttttagtttgtccaaaaaatacaaaagtaaaTAAGAGATTGAGACTAAATCTATACCACAATCCaattaattaaaagattaaaagtgtaCGTCTTTTTCCTatttagtactccgtaataaattatATCGtaatcaaaagtaaaaaaaaaaattaaaaaaaaaatctctacaaAATAGTAAGGTGTGTAAACATATATCAAAGAACATACTCTAGATTCTAGAAGGTACATCTACCGCAGACATAAAAGAAACAACAATGGGCAAATGTACAAATACTTAAACAAAGTACTCAAAAGAGGAGTATTCTATCCGTCTTTTGCTTCAACATGGCAATACTTTAATCATTGTAGGCAGCGAATGTCAAAAAATGGGGCTAAGAATGAATACACTATGAACATAAAAGGAAAGTAATTGACTTGTTGGATCCTAAAGTTGTAGGCACTTCTggcaaaaattatatattatattacttgTTAAGTTTGGTGCAGAGATGACTGTAGGCTGCCTAGTTTTTTCGGCTTGAGGATTTGGTTTCAATTTCCCCAAGGATCATATCATTAAGCTGAGGTCTTCAAGAccttatattttaaggattgaTTATAAAATTCTTAGGTTTaatgtaaaaatttttattcatcTTTAAAAGTACGTTGTCGAGACAATCAAAAGTGAAGATATATAGggataagagttaattccagcaatggtacggtcctccgactatgttaatttttcaaaattagtctctgatttttaatttggacaatttaagtcccttgactttcaaattttttctaatgttggtcctttcgtcaaattttggttaagttgaggtcaaatgaaggggtaaaattactcgttcacctgtttagtgtattattactcgtattttcATGTTCTAATTGACTTGTTGGATCCTAAAGTTGTGGGCACTTCTggcaaaattattatactagtttttttatttttttatttttagaaaaacatAACTTcagttctcaaaaaaaaaaaaagagaaaaacataACTTCATTAATTCAAATCAAAGTACAACTCATTGACAATAAAAGAAGGAGGGATAGAATTGAACTCCACTCCTGACGCACCGACATGGAACAGGCTTCCCTAGCAAGTCTATGGGTAACCGTATTCGCGGTGCGACTAATATGAGAAATAGCTACTTGAATAAGCGAGAGTAgcaattttttaatatcaagAAAGATTAGATCGAAGGAGGAGTCTCCAGCAACCTGCTCTAAGCCTTGAGTGATCTGGAGGGCATCTGTTTCTATGTTGACAGCCTTGATGCCATGCTTCTTGATCCAAGTGAGAGCCTCCCTTATGTCCATCGCCTCTGCTTCTTTCGGGCTGAATTATTAGACTAGTTAAGTTTGGTGCATTGGTGAGTGTAGGCTGGCTATTGTTACCAACTGGAATCGGCTTGAGTATTTGGCTTCAATTCATAATTATTAAGGCCTTGGTTCAAGACCTTATATTTTTAGTAGTTTTATTCTAGGGTCTGTTTGGAaacttgtaaaatattttttgaaaaatgatttctagaaaatgactcatttttcagtaaatattttaaatttttagtgtttggatGAATGCTACAAAATTATCTTTTTTCTGTTTggtgaaaattaagaaattgtatttttctttttggttcattttcctgaaaatgaacatattatttgttataaaataataacaataataataataataataataataataagtggtggtggaggtggaggtggtggtggccTAGTTGTGGTTGTGGTTGTGGTTGTAGTTATGGTTGTGGTGGTAGTGGTACGGTGGCAACGTGGTGGTGGGAGGGTGAGAGTGGTGTTGTGGTGgccatggtggtggtggtggaggcgATTATGGTTTTGGCGGcagcggtggtggtggtgggggtgAGGATCGGTGTGGCGgaggtggttgtggtggtggtggcagTTTTGGTGATGTTAGTGGAGGTGGTGGTTATAATAATGATCTAAAAAGTAGGTTGAAGAAAGATGAGAGAGAAGAACGATACGAGAAAATAAAGAATGCAGAAAATGTCTTGTGACTAAAATCTAAGAagatattttttgtcaaattgaaCATTTTTTCATTGATcgaaataaatattttccttttgactttattttctgTGAACACCAAACatgaaacaattttaaaaatgactTCCAAGAGTCCTTTTTTAGTCCTAGCTACCTCCTTCAATCCTTTTCGTAATTGGTAAAATATCAATTAGTTCCCTAAATAGAGCTTGCTATTGATGAGCCCTTAACATATATATGCCAGTGTTTCTGTGAGCCCACCATGTTATATGAGTCCGTGTGGACAGATATGGATCATTGAATACTTGAGATCGATAGCTTAGATCTGGCCAACTGTGCAACTGTGCACTTCACTTGCACAGTTTGTGTTGCACAATTGACCAgatctaagccattgatctcaATCATTCAATAGCATAGATCTGTCCACACAAACTCATATAACTGCATGGACTCATTTGAACACATGACAACCATGATTATCCAAGGTTGACTTTGCTTTGCTTTGGATAGTCATCATAACTAGGGCTGTCAAAATGGGCCGAAGCCCGCGGGCTGACTCGCACCCGCCCCGCAATGGGACGGGTTAGGGCTACAAAAAAGGTGGCCCGCAAAAAAGCGGGCCTAGCCCGCTAAGGCCCGCAACccgcaacatatatatatatatatatatatacatatacatgcacatgaatatatatttatactgtacacgtgaatatatattcatgtgtacactttgtgtacaaagtttttttttttttttaatgcaaaccCAAAAGCCCGCGGGCCCTGCCCACCAACCCAcgtggggcgggctagggttgtATGAATCCTAGCtcgcgggcctaacgggccgaCCCGCAAATGCCTGCCAAAAATTAGgtccgcggtggggcgggccggcccgctttgacagttctagttaaaagtgcaagtaactggTGCAAGTGTTAAAGTAGAAAGTgaaagtaaaatcacttaaaatgctaaaaaattcacttaatagtgcaagtaattacCTTTTTAACATTGGTATACCTAATGATAATGTCTTTTacattggtgcacttaataATAACTTTTCGTGTaactaatgataacgttaaGTACACtaaatattgatattaagtgtaccttatttgttgcacttttaatacattattttacatttttattacattttgcATGCACTTAGGTGtactatatgaaactattaCTTGCGCTTTTAATAGAATATACTTGcacttcaaatttaattatttacgaaaattccaccatattttgttaataaaaaaatagtgtttCTGATCTGTTATATCTGGGCACGTACGTGGATGGCTGCGATTGGTTCTCAGTTCTTTCTTGAGCagttggttctcacctgatctctctctctctctctctctctctctctctctctcacacacacacacacacacacacacacacatatatatatatatatatataaatcggTTCATATTAAAACCAGTCCTAAAGTCTTGTAGATAGGAATTTAAGTAGAAAAGGAGCGAGttcattttcgtaaataatacatatttttaaaatttataatatttataaaaattacacatccgtttgttttttcattttcttttctttattttcaaccaTTAGATTTACTAGATAGATGCTTTGGATTTGTTCACAGATTTTCCGGGCATGGTTATTAATTCTTATGTGAGccggaccatatatatatatttatatataaaagccgAGATCAAACTTAAAAAAACTAGAGTAGGATTAAACTTGAgccaacttaaaaaaattagagtagTATTATATTAAACTTGAGCCAAacttgaattttgattttttgaattgCCTATATATGGGTTAAGATCAAATGAGACTTAAAAAAACTAGAGTTGGATTGAATTTGAGCCAAacttgaaatttgattttttgaattGCCCTTAAGATCACATGAGAACATAATCTTTCAAAAAGCAAGAACTGATCTCAACCATATATTAAGATCTACAAATGGTTGAGGGCTAAAATAATGAAACAGatcaattttattatgattattgaaataaaattagtagttattttataattatttcaaatttgaatattttataagGGGGTGGGTGGGAATTCTTTGGTAAAATTTGGTGATCAATGTTCGGTCTGGGCCAATCTCGGGCTTATGCCAGTTTTGGGTTGCCCCAGGTTAGGCCaaggatttttatttatttatttttatataaaataatcataagttgttttctttttgaaataaGATTTGAACCACTAATATTATGTCCAATTGAGCAACCTTTTAATACAATAATGCAAATCTATATATGTTCACgaacacattttaaaatttaatatttgtgcttaaaataaaattaaagcgattaattaatatataaaaatttaaatatattctactaaaataaaaagtttttaaagacttgtaatattaaatactTTAATAACATTTGTACTTGATTTTTATATAACTAATTTATGTTAgattaactaatttattaatacattataaaaattgataatttataaatttatgaatattattataaaatatattataaagtttatttgatttttagtcactaaattttaatattttaataaattataaattataaattattataaaagagTGTAGTTAATCTTAATacgatatataaattatgtagttAAATTGAGTGCAGTAACGAAAGAGTGTTCTTGGATAAGAGATATACCCTACAAGTATGATTAACATCACAATGGTGGGATATCAAGTATTATACACGCCCCCCAAAAAAATATCAGTATAGGCCAGGTAGTCAGagagaaaagataaaaaaaagttcaaaatttaattgaatCAACATCCAAGCATGAAACAATATTTGTTTCATAATAATACATTAGTGATGATATTCTAgtttttaactatatatattttttgtataatgcACCATCTGCATTTCACAAAATCATATTAatcaaaaaagtaaattatcttTAATAAGGACGTTCGCCCACATAGTTGCCCGGAGGGTAATAGTTGCAAATGACGAACATCCAAGTCGTGCATGCAGCCCTAGCACAACCAATACTCGTGGTGCCGCGCCAAACAACCTGTGTATAATGGCGACACTCGCCACCAGGGCAAGAATTCGACGCCTGGTCAAAGTTTGGTTTCTCATCCATCCAACCCTTCACAGAATCTGCCACAGACGATTTCAAACCGGCCAATGCGATGTTTTCCCCATACGGTCCTTGTGAGTGCTTCAACGCACAGTCAACAGACCTCTCGACAGCATAGGATTCGGCAAACTCTGCTAAGGTGGAGTTCCACTTAACAGGTGGAACGCCAACTATTTCTCGAGCCGCGTTATGTACAGCAAGAAACTCTTTAATGCAATCAGATTCACAGGCGGGTTGTGTAAAAGATGTCTGGGTAATAGTGGCTAAGGCAATTATGGCGACGGAAACCTGCAGAAAAGAAAActccatttcctttttattgttattttcagATGATATACAATAAAAAGGAAACATAAGAGGAAATGAAAAAATGCAGTCTTTCTACAGATATGCAATGACCATTCCTATTGGGTTATAGGGTATTTATTGGAGTGATGTATCCTAAAAGAGTGGATTGCTTTTAAAAATTTCTATGGCttaaaaatacaagaataatGGTCACTTCACAAATATTAATCAGCTCATTTAATTTGGAACACAAATATTTCTAGGTAGAGTATTTATAGAaggaaagtgaaaaaaaaacatttgtttatcaaacattttataATTAAGCATGGCatccttaattataaaatgtttgataaacaaatgtttttaaaattcttttaaaattgaattgattaatttatagatagtctttaaatataaaataatgatagTGTTGCACAAACTATATCATTATACAATTAGCTTAGGTAGTGACTGTCAACAGATAGCAATAGTACGTTGCCCGAAGATTCATGCTATTGAAGAAAAGCCTATAAATTTCTAGTTGAACTCTGGTGGCgacaagaatgaagaattattggagagaaggagagactTTTTTGgcaatataaaaattttgagattcaACTCTAAAAGAGTTTGAGATTGATTCTTTCAGCTAGCATATATACCctaaaatattgaatatattaaaatgcaATAAAGATGTCATGAATCGCATGATGATGTTACTTGGATGGCTATGATTATTTGCTGCTGCTAACAACTGGGGAAGGCTGGATCTTGAGTCTACCCTCACTTCAATTCCCTCATTTAAGTCAATTCTTCATTCAATGTAGATTTCCCAATTCATTTATTTGGGGAAAAGCTCAATCTTGATTCTGCTCTGCATAAGAACATCCACTTCCATCATCTGAGTCAGTTTTTTAATGGAGGTTTCTGAAGGTTAGAGCAAACCCATCTTTTAAATTACCAATTCAAATCTTTTATCTTCAATTTCAAGACTGATTTTTAGTGTTCTGTTTATGTATTGTAATCCAGAAAGAGAGCTTCTGCTTATGGTGGATGGAGATGGGGATGATGAGCCAGGAACCAAGATTGAGGTGAAGGGGCTTACAAGGGTTTCAGACAAGGGTCTTACTCTTctgaaccagatcagcttagaCATACCCAGAGGTCTGATCATGGGGATCATTGGCCCTAGTGGCAGTGGAAAGTCAACGTTCCTCAGAGCACTCAACCGCCTATGGGAGCCTGCAAATGGCGCAGTGTTCTTGGATGGCAAAGACATATGTGATCTTGATGTCCTCACCCTTCGCTGCAAGGTTGGCATGCTGTTTCAGCTCCCTGCTCTCTTTGAAGGTATAAATCACAACCTTTACCAATCAATATGATTGTGTTTTGGGCGACAAGGGAAACCCACAGCCATACCCGCACTGGGAAAATCCCGTATTGTGATCTTAGCCGTcaaagaatcacaaagaggtaaaccagactcggttgtccatagctgaccgCCGGTTCATACTAAGAAGGCTGGgatttgaactcgtgaccttgtggttactgGTTTCAGGTTTGTATCCTTAACCAACTTGGTAAGGGTTACTCCCATCAATATGATTGTTGATTGAactgaagcatgtgctccatttcAGCTAAAAGGCTAAGCTGaaagttggactgcacatttatgtttatatattatatgctctaCAGATTGATCAGGGCCTGTTGTGGAATAGATTTGGTTAGCATAGGCCTAAGATTGCACCAAaaatgatgtgtgtgtgtgtgggtatGCAGGCACAGTTGCAGACAATATCAGATATGGGCCACTTTTAAGGGGGAAGAAGCTAAGTGATGATCAAGTCCTCAGATTGCTTAGTCTTGCAGACCTTGACTCCTCTTTCTGCAACAAGCCTGGTGGTGAACTGTCTGTTGGCCAAGCTCAGAGGGTTGCACTTGCTAGGACCTTAGCTAATGAGCCAGAGGTGAAGATTATTATGATGATATatgcaattttaattaatatattttggcCTAATAACCCGAAATCTCGTTCCATCTTTGAAGGTTCTCCTGTTAGATGAGCCAACCAGTGCACTGGATCCAATATCGACGCAGAATATTGAGGATGTTCTTGTCCGGCTCAAGAAGGAGAAGAGAATGACCATTGCAATGGTCTCTCACAGCATCAAGCAAATACAGAGAATAGCTGATGTGGTCTGCCTTCTTGTTGAGGGTGAAATTGTGGAGGTTTTAAAGCCTGATCAGCTCTCTCAAGCTAAACATCCCATGGCACAAAGGTTTCTTCAACTAAGCTCATAGttttgttttcataatattGTCTGCTTACTGTACTATGTATGGAGGAAAAGAAAACTTGTTAAAACTGTATCTTTTCTCATGTAATATCTGGTGTATATTAAGTATAAATCTCAAAGGGGTAATATCTTAATGTAGCACCAATATGCATATGCTCATTGTGTGCTATTACTTTGTACTAGtatatcaaaatattttaatttgcagTAATCATTGCTCAGAGACAGATAtctatgcatgcatgtatttatgtgtatatgtataccCATGAGAAATTGGATAGGTATACCTGGAATACCACGTCAGCATATGTCTCAACCAATAATAAATTGACAAATCACCGTTGGGCCTTACTTGGTGAATTGGTGCTAGATAAGGAGACTTTGGAGG
It includes:
- the LOC116031456 gene encoding pathogenesis-related protein PRB1-3-like; this translates as MFPFYCISSENNNKKEMEFSFLQVSVAIIALATITQTSFTQPACESDCIKEFLAVHNAAREIVGVPPVKWNSTLAEFAESYAVERSVDCALKHSQGPYGENIALAGLKSSVADSVKGWMDEKPNFDQASNSCPGGECRHYTQVVWRGTTSIGCARAACTTWMFVICNYYPPGNYVGERPY
- the LOC116031677 gene encoding ABC transporter I family member 17-like, whose product is MEVSEERELLLMVDGDGDDEPGTKIEVKGLTRVSDKGLTLLNQISLDIPRGLIMGIIGPSGSGKSTFLRALNRLWEPANGAVFLDGKDICDLDVLTLRCKVGMLFQLPALFEGTVADNIRYGPLLRGKKLSDDQVLRLLSLADLDSSFCNKPGGELSVGQAQRVALARTLANEPEVLLLDEPTSALDPISTQNIEDVLVRLKKEKRMTIAMVSHSIKQIQRIADVVCLLVEGEIVEVLKPDQLSQAKHPMAQRFLQLSS